TGTCGATGGCAAGAGTTCACCGGTTTTTTCCGATGCTCCTCTTTGTTTTTTCTTCATAGTTCACACCAAAACCGTAAGTCTATCGATGTACAATTAAGAGTTTATAGCTGGTTTTAGGGGCGATTTTTACTAGATCGTAGGAAACCCCATAGATAAACGGCTCCGATCCGCTATCCTTTAATAATCTACTTATTATATCAATTTCTGTCTAATCTCAAATTGGCTTAAAAACTTGTTATATTCAATTATAAAGGTTGCTTTTAAGACTTTTTTTTAAAAAAATCAGTATTTATGCTTAAACAGAGTTCAGGGCTAGACGGGCGCTCCCATAGGCGGCTAAAGGGCTGATGGGAGTGAGAAAGGGAACAGATAAGTAGGTTTGCCGGAGCTGTGACCAGGTATTACTTTTTGCACCACCTCCTGCCGTATATAAGCGTTTGAGGGGAGTGGCTCCGAGTTCGGTGAGGCGTTGATATCCGAGGGCTTCGAGACGGGCGATACCTTGCAGGAGTCCATGGAGAAATTCGACGGGATCTTCGGGACGGGGATGGAGACGGGGGGGGAGGTTGGGGTCGTTGATGGGGAAGCGATCGCCTTTTCCGAGTAAGGGATAGTAGTCTAGAGGACTTTCTTGGTTGGGGTTAATTTGACTCGATAGGGTCTCTAATTCTACATCAGTAAAAAAATGTCGCAGGACTGCACCCCCGGTATTGGAGGCTCCCCCGACTAACCAGCGATCGCCAAACCGATGGCTATAAATCCCATACTGGCTATTATTCACAGGGGTTTCACTGAGCAGTTTTAACGCTAAAGTGGAGCCGAGGGAGGTCACCCCATCACCGGGAACCGATGCACCACTGGCGATAAAGGCGGCAATACTGTCCGTGGTTCCGGCACAAATGAGACAATCGGCCGGAAAGCCCCATGTTTGGGCAATTTGGGGGAGAATGGGGGCGATCGCCTCTCCCGGTGTATAAACTTTCGGTAAAGTTAGGCGATCGGGAAGGGGAGGAAACCAATCCGGATAGCAAAGATTCTGGACATCATAGCCCAGTTTGAGCGCATTGTGATAATCACTGATTCCGAGTTGCCCATGGAGTAAAGAAGCTAACCAGTCTGCTTGATGGAGAAAATAGATCCGGCCCTCTAAGGATAGGTTTTCGAGTCCCCAAAGGAGTTTCGCCAAGCTCGATGTGGCGCTTAAAACGAGATGATCCGCAGGGGCAAACCCTTGTATTTGGGGAATCATGGCTTTTCCCCGGTCGTCATTGTACATCAGTGGGGGGGCGATCGCCTCTCCCTCGCGATCGCAAAACAAGACGGTTGCAGACGTGCCATTAATCAAAATTCGGGTAATCTGTTGCCGACAGTCTAACGGCAGTTGCTCGAATAGGGAAAATAGGCTAGTTTTCCAGACTTCGGGATGTTGGCGATTATAAGTGCAGGTTGCTTGTGCAATGATATCCCGATCTGGGTTAATGGCGATCGCTTCAGGGATGCGAAGTATTATCGCCCTTGCTCCCGATGTACCAAAATCCATTCCTAACACTAATCCCATATCCAGCATTTTCAATTGAGTTTGAGTTATCAACAGTTGCCCCTCATCCCCCTACCCCCTTCTCCCGCAGGCGCTGTCCTGAGCGAAGTCGAAGGGCGCTGTCCTGCTTGCCCTGCTTGCCCTGAGCGAAGTCGAAGGGAGCGTAGCCGAAGGGAGCGAAGTCGAAGGGAGAAGGGGGAAAGTCCCTCTCCCGTGGGAGAGGGATTTTCCGCAAAGCGGACATGAAAGGGAGAGGGCACTTCAAATTTACCAACCCATTAGAAGTAATATATAATGAATTCTTAGATAAAGATAGCTAAAGTATTCTTACTCAAGAAATTGTTCCTTCTAGAACTAAAAACCTGATGGCAGCTAGAGATAAATATCATTCTGCGGTTAGAATTGCCCTAGAAAAGGAGCAGTGGAACATTACAGATGATCCCTTGCGACTCGAAGTTGCTGGAACAAAGTTTGAACTTGATTTAGGCGCAGAGCAATTATTAGCCGCAGAGCGAGGGGAAGAAAAAATAGCCGTTGAAATCAAGACATTTTTGAGCGATTCCCCCCTAACCGATTACCATGCAGCATTAGGACAGTTTTTGAATTATCAGCTCGCCTTGGAAATTAACGATCCGACAAGAAGGTTATATTTAGCCATACCCACCAGAACCTATAAAGGATTTTTTCAGCGAGAATTCACACAAATTTCCCTAGAACGATATCAAATTAAACAAATCATTTACGATCCAGAAAAAGAGGTGATTGTACGATGGATATCCTAGAACAATATCGCCAGATCATTCAGTCCATATTAACCGAATATGCTGCCATTCCCATCGCCAACGGGGAGATTGATTGCTACACTGTTTTTGATACTCAACAAGATCATTATCAAGTGGTCAATATTGGATGGGATGGCGATCGCCGCGTCTATGGTTGTGTCTTGCACCTCGATATTATCAACGGCAAGATCTGGGTGCAGCATAACATGACTGAAATGAGAATTGCTCAAGAACTGGTGAATCGAGGAGTAGCCAAAGACAAAATTGTGTTAGGCTTCCAAGACCCTAACATGCGGCAATATACAGAGTATGCGCCCATTTAAGGCAATCGGATGGCCCATTACCCGCACATTGCACTATATACTTTTGAGTAGCATAGAACCGGAGTAGAGATTAGCCGAACGCCATGCCAGAACCCTTAAGACTTGATGAAGCCGTTGAATTTGCGGAGAACCCAGAACCCCGTTGTCCCTGTGTCCTCTTGCTTGATACCTCTGGTTCCATGCAGGGAGAAGCTCTTGATGCTTTACACCAGGGTTTAGAAACCTTTCGCACTGACTTGAATAAGGATACCTTAGCCGCTCGTCGGGTAGAAGTGGCTATTATCAGTTTTAACAATGAAATTAAGGTAGAACTTGACTTTGTAACCGCCGATCAATTTGAAACTCCCAAGCTTAGAGCATCAGGAATGACGTATATGGGGAGTGCCATTAATACAGGGTTGGATTTAATTGAGGCGCGAAAAGCTGAATATCGTGCCAATGGGATTGCCTATTATCGCCCTTGGGTATTTTTAATCACTGATGGAGCGCCCCAAGGGGAACCGGAAGAGGTAGTGCAAAAAGCGGCTCAACGCATTCAACAAGCGGAAAATAATAAACAAGTGGCGTTTTTTGCGGTGGGTGTGGAAAATGCGGATTTAGCCCAGTTAAGCGAGATTGTGGTGCGGACTCCGGTAAAATTGAAGGGACTCAATTTTGTGGAAATGTTCTTGTGGTTATCCGCTTCGATGTCTGCCGTTTCCCATTCTAAGCTCGACGATCAGGTGGCGCTTCCTCCTCCGGGTTGGGGCACGGTTTAAATAGAGTAATGGGTAATGAGTAATGAGTAATGATTAATGAGTCAACCGTTTTAAGATTCAGGAGTAATTGAGGAAAAAACCATGAGTAAAGCAATTTTTGAATTAGTGGATGAACTGCCCACGGATAATATTACGATTAAGGCCTTGCGTGCTTTGGATTTTGTGGTTCCAGGAGAGTGGGATAACTTGGTGGGGTTTGAGAATACGATCTGCACCATTACCGGCGAAGAAGATCAGGAGATGATTCAGGCGATCGGTAATCGGGCGATTGAACTGTTTAATGATGATCAAGAAGGTTATCAACGGGCCCTGTGGATTTATCAGACCGTGAGCGGAACGGGTCGCGCTCTGGGTGCGGCTACCTTAGCGAATATGGTAGGCGATAAAATTCCTTTGGTTGGGGGGTTATTAACGAAGATGACTCCTAAACCGGTGAAAGCTCAGAGTATTGATTTATCGTTAAAAGTGGTGGGAGAATTGGTTGGGTTTTGCTCAATTAATGGTATTCCGGGTGATAGCATTGGGGATTTCGTGGGTGCTTTAGGAGATTATGGTGGCGAGTCCTTGATGCGGATGGCTGCCCTCGTTTGTTTTGATGGTTTGATTCCTTTGGGGCCAGATTTCTTGGGGGTGGTTTCGGATTGGATTGGCAATTTGTCGGCGGGGGATTTGGAGGACAACGATCAATTCCAACAGTTACAATCGGTAATTCCAGGAGACGATCCGGGCAGTAAGTTGGGTTTTATTGGGGAATCGTTCAGTTCGGTGTCGGGTTGGATGGGAGATTTTGTCAGCGATCGCGGCATTACCCCGACTAATGTGGCTAACAGTCTACAGAGTTTTGTGGAATTCAGCGATGATAAATTAGATTATCTAGGTGCATTCCTGGACATGAGTACGAACTATTATGAACATACAGGAATTCAGACCCTAGCCCATCGTTTAATAGAACGAGCAGTGGCAGAGATCTAACTTTTTGAAAGAATGGGGGGACACGGGGACGATCCATGACCCCATTCCCCCATTCCCCCCTATCATTAGGAAAGACAGCACAGTTTCTCAAGACTCAGATTATGGCAGACGAAAAAAGCACAGCCTCAAAGAAAGAAAAGCCACCCGCTCCGGAAGACAAACCCTTTGCCGAATTTATTCAACAGGATTATCTTCCTGCTCTGCAAGAGGGCTTAGAAAAACAGGGAATTAGTGACCTGAAGCTCGACTTTACCCAAGCGGCGATCGCTGTACAGGGCATGGAAAAAGAACCCCCCTGTTGGCAGGTAGTCGGAACCTGGAAAAACGGCCAACACCAATTTAATGTGTACTTTTTTAAAGAAGACATTAAAGGACAACGGGCCTTTTCCTATTCCCACAAGGGAGCCAAACCCAGCACCCTAGAACCCTTCTTGATCGACGAGCGGAAAATCAACCTGGGTTTGTTGGTCTTTGGGGTCGTCACTCGTTTGAATGGACAAAAGTGGCTCACGCTTAATTAGAGGGTTGTACCAGTGGAGGGGAAACTTCCCCTCTAAGCATTTATTCTTACAGAGTGCGATCAATGAAATCCCCCTGCACCCGATCGATCCCCATCGAGTCATCAAATCCTGATAACAACGTATCCGCCCCAACTGACCTCACTTAAACCCTTTCGTTTCTAGAAAGGACAGCTCTCCATTACCGATTCCCCATTCCCCTGGGCGGCACTCAAGTTTTAAGAATTAACAAGACTCTAAAATAGTCCTTAAATTGTGTGGATTATTTCAAAATAGAAGCGATACAATTCAAAGACGATTAACAAGGCAAGCAAGATAAAGGAGAACGACCTATGCAGGCCACCACAGTAATGGCGACTCGAAGAACTGGAGCATATGCTCTGATAGATAGCTTAAAACGGCACGGAGTCAAGCATATTTTTGGTTATCCAGGGGGAGCCATTCTACCGATTTATGATGAATTGTATCGCTGTGAAGCCAATGGAGAAATCCAACATTTCTTGGTGAGACACGAACAAGGGGCTTCCCATGCGGCAGATGCTTATGCTCGTGCAACGGGTAAAGTGGGCGTGTGTTTTGGCACGTCTGGCCCTGGAGCGACGAACTTGGTCACGGGTATCGCTACGGCTCAAATGGACTCGATTCCCATGGTCGTCATTACTGGACAGGTGACTAGGGCAGCCATTGGTACAGATGCGTTCCAAGAAACTGATATTTACGGCATCACCCTGCCTGTGGTTAAACATTCCTATGTGGTACGTCGGGCCCAAGATATGGCTCGAATCGTGGCCGAAGCCTTCCATATTGCTAGTACCGGACGGCCGGGGCCGGTTCTGATTGATGTGCCCAAGGATGTGGGTATAGAAGAGTGTGACTATGTGCCGGTAGAACCGGGAACGATTAAATTACCAGGCTATCGGCCCACCATTAAGGGCAATCCTCGGCAAATTAATCAGGCGATCGCCTTAATGCAAAACGCTGAACGGCCCCTACTCTATGTTGGGGGGGGCGCGATCGCCTCTGGGGCCCATGCAGAACTCAAAGAATTGGCCGAACTGTTCCAAATTCCTCTAACAACCACCTTCATGGCCAAAGGGGCATTTGATGAAAAACACCCCTTATCCGTCGGCATGTTGGGAATGCATGGTACAGCCTATGCCAACTTTGCTGTCAGTGAATGTGACCTGCTGATCGCCGTTGGGGCCCGCTTTGATGACCGGGTAACCGGAAAACTGGATGAGTTTGCCTCCCGCGCTCAAGTCATCCATATCGATATTGATCCGGCAGAAGTGGGCAAAAACCGCACCCCCGATGTGCCCATCGTCGGTGATGTGCGCCAAGTGTTGATCGATTTACTCGCTCGTTGCCATCAAATGGGCCTGTCCGGTCAACCGACGAAAACCACCCTCTGGTTAGAGCGGATCAATCGCTGGCGCACCGACTATCCCTTAGTCATTCCTCGCCCAGAAGGTCAGCTCTCTCCTCAAGAGGTCATCTACTCCGTTGGCCAACAAGCCCCCAACGCTTTCTATACCACTGATGTGGGTCAGCACCAAATGTGGGGAGCGCAATTCCTGGAAAATGGGCCTCGTCAATGGATTTCTAGTGGTGGATTAGGAACCATGGGTTTTGGTGTCCCCGCAGCCATGGGTGTTAAGGTGGCTTTGGCCGATGAACAGGTGATTTGTATCGCTGGAGATGCCAGTATCCAGATGAATATCCAGGAACTGGGAACGATCGCCCAATATGGCATTAATGTGAAAGTGGTGATCATCAATAATGGTTGGCAAGGTATGGTACGCCAGTGGCAAGAAACCTTCTACGGCGAACGCTATTCGGCTTCCAACATGGAAATGGGAATGCCTGATTTTGTCAAATTGGCAGATGCTTATGGCATTAAAGGCATGAAAATCGACAGTCGAGATCAGCTCGAAGGGGCGATCGCCGAAATGCTCTCCCATGATGGCCCTGTGATCCTTGATGCTCATGTCACCCGTAACGAAAACTGTTATCCCATGGTGGCCCCCGGCAAGAGCAATGCCCAAATGATTGGCTTGCCCACGGTGAACAAAGAGCAGTCTCTAGAGTTGCTCTATTGTGCGAGTTGTGGAGCCAAAAACGTTACCAGTAACAAGTTTTGTCCTGAATGTGGCGCAAAACTCTAATGGGTAACGGGAATGGGTAATGGGTAATGAGTAATGGGCGATCGCCCATTCCCCCATTCCCCCATTCTCCCCATCTGCCCTTAAGATAGAACAGATCGCTATGGCACTTGGGTTATGAATAAAGCAATCTCCACCGCACTGATTTTTCTCGGTTTCACCTTCGCCACCCCTGTGGTCGCAGAAGATTTAGAGCATCTCAGACAACTGCTCTCTTCTAAACAATGTCCGATGTGTAACCTGAGCGAGTCAGGGTTAAGTATGGCTCAGTTAGAAAATGCCGACTTAACCGAAGCGGACTTAAGTTTTGCCAATTTGGATAATGCCGATTTAAGTGGAGCCACTTTAAGTGGCGCAGATCTGACGGGAGCGCTGCTATATAAGGCAGATCTGCGACGGGCCAATTTAGCTGGAGCCAATTTAGCCGGAGCCAACTTAATCGGGGCAGACTTATCCTATGCTGACCTGACTGGGGCCAATTTAGCTGGGGCGAATTTGAGTGGCGCGTATATGGCCAATGCCCAAATTGAAGGAGCCATCATTAATACGGCTATTCTCAATGGGGTGATTGATTTTCCTGGTGGGGTTCTGACTCCGGAGGATTATTATCGGTTAGCCTTTGTGGATGCCCGTTCTGGGAACCATCGAGGGGCGCTGGAAAAGCATAGTTTAGCCCTACAGATCGATCCGAATTTTGCCCCCGCTTATTTGGGCCGTGGCGTGAGTCGTTTGCAACTCGGAGATGGCAGTGGGGCGATCGCCGATTGGACAGTAGCCCGTACTATTTTTGAAACCCAGGGCAATGAAGAAGGTTTCCAAACCTCCCAAGAATTCATTGAAGTCACAGAAAAGGCGATCGAAGAGAGCAAAAGAGGCAAACGACGGGGAGGGTTTATGAGTATCGTTAATCAACTCGCTCCCATGTTGCTCCAATTCCTCTTGTGAGACTCCCCAGACTCGCAACGGCGATCAGCGCCCACTACAACAGCCATTCCTCCAGTTCTCCATCTCCCTGCCTAACTCTGATGGGCCGCATAATGTACCAGTTGACCCAGCTTGTGACGTAGGGTTTCTAAACCAAGACGCGCACTGGCGGAGACAAATAGAGCTTGGGGATAATACTCTTGAGCCAGAGCCAGGGTATCGCCATCGACGCGATCGATTTTGTTAAACACCATCAAACTAGGACAAGGTTCGATCGCCAGATCGGATAATAGGGTCGTCACTGACTCTACTTGTTGTTCCCAAGCGGGATGGGACAGATCGACTAAATGTAACAGGGCATCGGCTTCGGTGACTTCCTCTAAGGTGGCTCGGAATGCATCCACCAAGGGCGGGGGCAGTTCATGGATAAATCCCACCGTATCGGTCATCAAAATGGTTTGCGGATCTCCGCTCACTGCATGGGGAACGACTAACC
This genomic interval from Roseofilum capinflatum BLCC-M114 contains the following:
- the ilvB gene encoding biosynthetic-type acetolactate synthase large subunit, which gives rise to MQATTVMATRRTGAYALIDSLKRHGVKHIFGYPGGAILPIYDELYRCEANGEIQHFLVRHEQGASHAADAYARATGKVGVCFGTSGPGATNLVTGIATAQMDSIPMVVITGQVTRAAIGTDAFQETDIYGITLPVVKHSYVVRRAQDMARIVAEAFHIASTGRPGPVLIDVPKDVGIEECDYVPVEPGTIKLPGYRPTIKGNPRQINQAIALMQNAERPLLYVGGGAIASGAHAELKELAELFQIPLTTTFMAKGAFDEKHPLSVGMLGMHGTAYANFAVSECDLLIAVGARFDDRVTGKLDEFASRAQVIHIDIDPAEVGKNRTPDVPIVGDVRQVLIDLLARCHQMGLSGQPTKTTLWLERINRWRTDYPLVIPRPEGQLSPQEVIYSVGQQAPNAFYTTDVGQHQMWGAQFLENGPRQWISSGGLGTMGFGVPAAMGVKVALADEQVICIAGDASIQMNIQELGTIAQYGINVKVVIINNGWQGMVRQWQETFYGERYSASNMEMGMPDFVKLADAYGIKGMKIDSRDQLEGAIAEMLSHDGPVILDAHVTRNENCYPMVAPGKSNAQMIGLPTVNKEQSLELLYCASCGAKNVTSNKFCPECGAKL
- a CDS encoding XisI protein — protein: MDILEQYRQIIQSILTEYAAIPIANGEIDCYTVFDTQQDHYQVVNIGWDGDRRVYGCVLHLDIINGKIWVQHNMTEMRIAQELVNRGVAKDKIVLGFQDPNMRQYTEYAPI
- a CDS encoding vWA domain-containing protein; this encodes MPEPLRLDEAVEFAENPEPRCPCVLLLDTSGSMQGEALDALHQGLETFRTDLNKDTLAARRVEVAIISFNNEIKVELDFVTADQFETPKLRASGMTYMGSAINTGLDLIEARKAEYRANGIAYYRPWVFLITDGAPQGEPEEVVQKAAQRIQQAENNKQVAFFAVGVENADLAQLSEIVVRTPVKLKGLNFVEMFLWLSASMSAVSHSKLDDQVALPPPGWGTV
- a CDS encoding XisH family protein, which produces MAARDKYHSAVRIALEKEQWNITDDPLRLEVAGTKFELDLGAEQLLAAERGEEKIAVEIKTFLSDSPLTDYHAALGQFLNYQLALEINDPTRRLYLAIPTRTYKGFFQREFTQISLERYQIKQIIYDPEKEVIVRWIS
- a CDS encoding DUF2996 domain-containing protein, with protein sequence MADEKSTASKKEKPPAPEDKPFAEFIQQDYLPALQEGLEKQGISDLKLDFTQAAIAVQGMEKEPPCWQVVGTWKNGQHQFNVYFFKEDIKGQRAFSYSHKGAKPSTLEPFLIDERKINLGLLVFGVVTRLNGQKWLTLN
- a CDS encoding FGGY-family carbohydrate kinase; protein product: MGLVLGMDFGTSGARAIILRIPEAIAINPDRDIIAQATCTYNRQHPEVWKTSLFSLFEQLPLDCRQQITRILINGTSATVLFCDREGEAIAPPLMYNDDRGKAMIPQIQGFAPADHLVLSATSSLAKLLWGLENLSLEGRIYFLHQADWLASLLHGQLGISDYHNALKLGYDVQNLCYPDWFPPLPDRLTLPKVYTPGEAIAPILPQIAQTWGFPADCLICAGTTDSIAAFIASGASVPGDGVTSLGSTLALKLLSETPVNNSQYGIYSHRFGDRWLVGGASNTGGAVLRHFFTDVELETLSSQINPNQESPLDYYPLLGKGDRFPINDPNLPPRLHPRPEDPVEFLHGLLQGIARLEALGYQRLTELGATPLKRLYTAGGGAKSNTWSQLRQTYLSVPFLTPISPLAAYGSARLALNSV
- a CDS encoding pentapeptide repeat-containing protein — encoded protein: MNKAISTALIFLGFTFATPVVAEDLEHLRQLLSSKQCPMCNLSESGLSMAQLENADLTEADLSFANLDNADLSGATLSGADLTGALLYKADLRRANLAGANLAGANLIGADLSYADLTGANLAGANLSGAYMANAQIEGAIINTAILNGVIDFPGGVLTPEDYYRLAFVDARSGNHRGALEKHSLALQIDPNFAPAYLGRGVSRLQLGDGSGAIADWTVARTIFETQGNEEGFQTSQEFIEVTEKAIEESKRGKRRGGFMSIVNQLAPMLLQFLL